Within Gracilinanus agilis isolate LMUSP501 unplaced genomic scaffold, AgileGrace unplaced_scaffold20395, whole genome shotgun sequence, the genomic segment AGTCCATGTTCCCGTCCTCGTCCGAGTAGCGGCGAATAATCATCTGGTACAGCTCCGGGTTGAGCCGGAATCCTGGGAGGGGAAGTCCGAGGTCAGCTGGGGGCCCCCCGGCCCCCCCACGCCACAGAGGAGCAAAGTGAGGCCTCTAGAGGTGGGCCCGGTGCAGGGCCACAGACCCTGGGATTGCAGGCAAGAACGAAGGCCTGCCAGCCCCTCTGCGCCCACAAAGCATCCGCCACTCTGGATGCTCTCGGAACCTCCTCAgccttacagaggaggaaacagaggctcagggCACCCGGCTGGGCTCGTGGCCTGCCTGAAGCCCTTCAGATGGGGTGCTCACGTCTTTTCATGAATCGTACCCCCCAGTGGATGTCTGGCCCCATTATTGACTGACCAGGCTGTGCCCAGGCTTAAAAAGGAGCGTTTCCCACCACAAGCCCATAAGGCAGagattctacagatgaggaaactgaggctgacagatgACATGTTTTGGCCAGTGAGTATATtcaagacaggatttgaacccaggtgtcccctgattccaggcccagcattgtTATCAGGCCTGCATTAGCTCGTGGAGCCCACGTTACTGAAGAGCTGACCTAGGAACACTACAACAGGGAGAGGCCAGGGGGATCCCCCTCCCAACCTCAAGTGAGTTCCTGGAAAGAGAACTGCATTGGGGGGATCAAGGGGGCCTGAGAGACccggattcaaattctgactctgctacttatGTGTGGGATCTTCACTAGGCCTGTTTCCCCCTCTATATAAGGGGGTGGATTAGATAAGCCTTGAGGGAGCAGGGTGGTGGGGTGCCGATGGGGGATCAGTGAGGTGCCCTCATCACTGACACTGGGCCTGTGTGGCCTAGAGCAGGTGGCGGGCTGGCCATGGAGCCTGGTCTTGGAGGCCTCCCTGGACCCTCCTCATGGTCCCTTATGTGGGCCCCATTCCCACAGAACCTCAGGGAAGAGGCTTgtgaaaaagaagatggaattCTCCCCCCAGGCTGCAACTAGTCCCCTCGGGGGACCCGAGAGCCCGGGTTAAAATTCCTTTGGTGACCAGATCACGTCTGCCCCCTCCCAAAGAGCACAGACTCCAGGAGGCTGGTGCTGAGTCCTCTATCACCCCTCAAACCCCAGGCCCCCAAGACCTGCAGCCTCAAAGGCGCCAGGAAGCTCATTGCTGCCGATGGTCCCCGAGCGGTCTATGTCGTACTGCTTATAGAtagcctggagaagggaaaggagatggGGAGGTCAGAGGGGGCAGGGCCCTGGGGGAGGGGCCCCGCACTTGGTCCTCTGGGCCCTCTCCCATCAGCCCCAGACTCAGGCAGCCCCGAGTGGTGAGAAGGGAAGGGGGGCCCCACCTGCCACTTCTTGATGTTGTTCCAGAGATACTTAAACTCCTCAAAGCCAAGTTTGCCGGTGGTATCGCTCTGATGGGGGCAGGAAGTTAAGGCTCAAATTGAGGAGGCCAGTTGGCGAAGGGGGGACAGCATGTAAACCCACAAGCAGGCCAGAGAGGCCAGGCCCCGCCAAGCTCCCCCCAGGCCTCCCCAAGGATACATCCATGACAGCCACCATACTCCGACAGGTGTCGATGCCAAAACCATCAGTCTTCAGGTCAGGGTCTGCAGGGACAAAGGGCAAGGTTAGACTTGGCCTGGCCGGCCCTTCCCCAGGCCCTGGTCCCAGCCCAGTTGGCCCTCCCCCAGGTCAGTGGGCACTCACGTCGAGTCACCACCTTATTCAGGATGTTCATGAGCTCAGAGGCGCTGACTTCCATGTCCTGAGGGGAAAGGTTGGGAGGAGAGATTGGGGTGGTGGGgggatggaggtggggaggggtcCCCTTGCCCGAGGGCTTCTTCCTGGGCTAAAGCCCATTCTGAGCAGGCATGATGGGGTGGGCAGGCACTCCGGTCTGGGTGCCCATCAGGGGAGAGCTCATGCAGGGGCAGGTGGGCACTCACATCTCCCGCCAGCTGATTAAATAGTCTCCTGAACTGTCGGACCTCCTCACTTTCATTGGCCTCAATGTTGGAGAAATGGGTTCGAGGTGGCTGGAAGGAAAGACCAGATTCAGGGACAGGGAAGAGGCACAGGCCTCCTCCTTTCCAGTGTCCAAGGCTTGGGGTTCAGAAATCCCCTTCCCCACCCAGAGGCAAGCTCAGTGCCTCCCCCAACCCAGGAACCGAGGCATGCCCCCCACCCTGGCAGAGGAGAGGGGCTCACTTACCGGGGGCTCTGGGTTATAATTGGCTGCAGCTTCACTAGAGGGAAGAACAGGGGGAGGGGGTGTCACAGAACGGAGAGAGACTGGCTTTACCTTTGCCACAAAACCGGTCTGGCCACCTCCAGAATGGCCTCTCTGCCTGGGTGACTCCCCACCCACACAGAACCAGGGGCAGATTCCAGCCAAGAACCCAAGAATTCTACCCCCTCCCCTGCAGGGGGGACCCTCCCAGAGGCCTGCCCAGAATTCTCCACTACCTGACTCGGAACCTGGATCTCAGCCAGGGCTGGGGACCCAAACCACCCGGtttattattctttgtttcattttaaatcatAATCCCTTCCTGATAACTGCCCCACCCGGAGGACCGTCCTAGAGGAGAGCCGGAGTAAACAGAGCAGCCCCATCCTCTCTGGAGGGTCCAAGGAGCGTTCTACAGAAGCCGTCAGGCCTCTCAGGCAGCCGCTCCTGTAGCAGGAACTGATAAGCACGGCTGGAAGCTGGCGCTAGTCACCCGCTAGTCACCCGCTCGCATCCTCGACTCCCAGGTCCCGGGGAGGGCAGAGGCACAAGCCTAGTCCTACTCAGGACAGCAGTGGTATCTCTCCTGTCCTCTGGTCTTGAGTTTGCTTTGCAGCTACAATTCACCAAGAACTGGCTGTAGCAGCGACCCTTCCTACACCCACCTCTCCCATTCACTGCTGGCTCACCTTCCTCGAGTCTTGCCATTTCCCTAGGCCTCATCAGTTTCcacacttgtaaaatgagggggggtTGAAGCTCGGGATCCCACCTGGGAACCCCTTAGCAACCCGGTGAAACCTATGTTATCACATCAACCAAATACAAGGATAATCGCCTTCCTGGTGTCAAAGTTTCTCCCCATCACTGGGCCACTGAGGGAGTCCGTGCCAGTCCTTGGTCGGGCTTCTCCTCCACGGTTGGCTGCACCCTTGATCATACCCCCTGGATGACTGATGACTGACACCCAAGAGGCGGCACCCAGCCTTTCTTCCAATAACCCAGATTTGGACTTTCCTGTATAACCGTAAGGCTCTTGTGAAAGGAATTTCCTGCATCCTATGACTCATTCAATCCATCCTATTATTTTGGTCCTCCAGGCACTGGTCTCACCTTCTTGCCTTCATGCCAGTTTCTATCCCTCTTACCTAAAA encodes:
- the CAPNS1 gene encoding calpain small subunit 1; the protein is MEVSASELMNILNKVVTRHPDLKTDGFGIDTCRSMVAVMDSDTTGKLGFEEFKYLWNNIKKWQAIYKQYDIDRSGTIGSNELPGAFEAAGFRLNPELYQMIIRRYSDEDGNMDFDNFISCLVRLDAMFRAFKSLDKDGSGQIRVNIQEV